In Candidatus Tiamatella incendiivivens, the sequence CCTAAGTGCGGATATTACGATAGAAAAGCTGTTAAAATAAAAATCTACATTCCCAGAAGCGTTTTACCAGGCCGTTATACACCTATACATATGGCTCATCTAGTTTCACCTAACTGGCTGAATGTTCCTACTCTCAGAAAATTCCCAGTTGAGATTATTAGCGGTTTCTGCAAAAAACTCGTTAACTCCCCAGTTAATCACCCCTCTGTTTCTAATGGATCCCACTTGTAAATAGGACTCGGAGCCCCCTGTATTTCTAATGGAATTGCTTTAGCCTATCTTATTTTATAGAGGATGTATTATGTTTGTTTTTGTATAATGATCATATTAACATTAAGTATTCAATAATAATGTGTGTAAGCCAATGATTCACATACTTATCTATTCATATTTATATTCCATATGAAGGTAATGGGTGCCAGGCTAGATCCTCTTTAATTCATATCAGTATATTGGCACAATCATAGTAATACTGTTATTCTATGCCAGGCCCCTCTGTTTCTAATGGATCCCACTAAATAATCATTCTTTGTTGGGAGATAAGCTTCATAAATTACTTGATAACAATATTCTAACAGGCGGTTTAATTTTGTATGTTGAGATAGTGTTTCATGGTAGAGGAGGACAGGGCGGTGTAACTGCTGCAAATATCCTTGCTGGGGCAGCTGTTAGAGAAGGCAAATGGTCACAGTCGTTTCCTCATTTTGGAGCGGAAAGGCGTGGTGCTCCTGTGAGGGCTTATGCTAGGATAAGCGATCAACCTATATTGAGGCATAGTCAAGTAACTAAAGCGGATATATCAGTGGTTCTCGACAGTGAACTTTTTAGTCTCGCAGATATAGTCAGTACTGTAAATAATAATGGTATCATAGTAGCGAACGCCCCTATAGATTTCAAAGCAGAAGTTAAAGGATCTCAATCTTTGTACTGCGTAGATGCTATGGGGATTGCAAAGGAACTGAAGTTAATTGTGGCAGGATGGCCGGTGGTCAATACAAGTATGTTGGGAGCATTGGTAAAAGCTACATCTGTAGTTTCTCTGTATAGCATTTTAAGTGAAATCGAATCTTATTGGCCTGGAAAGCCCGGTGAGCTTAACGCTGAAGCTGCTAGAAGGGCATTTGAGCGTACTATTAAATGTATATGAGTAGTGGTTTTATCCTCTTTTTATGATACGATAATTGATTTAGATGTGAGGGGGTTAGTTTTGA encodes:
- a CDS encoding 2-oxoacid:acceptor oxidoreductase family protein — protein: MLYVEIVFHGRGGQGGVTAANILAGAAVREGKWSQSFPHFGAERRGAPVRAYARISDQPILRHSQVTKADISVVLDSELFSLADIVSTVNNNGIIVANAPIDFKAEVKGSQSLYCVDAMGIAKELKLIVAGWPVVNTSMLGALVKATSVVSLYSILSEIESYWPGKPGELNAEAARRAFERTIKCI